The region CAAGCTTCAATCCTGAGACGCTGATTACGGTACCTGCGGTCGCCGTCGCGTAGGCGACGAGAACGACGGAATTACCAGCCGTTACGTTGGAAGCAAAGGTAGCCGTACCTGTCTGACTGGTGGCCGTTTGAACGACAGAAATACTCATAAAGTCATATGTTTATGCTTAAAAGTATAGGGATAAATGGGGATGAGATCAATTGAGAAGGGTGGCTAGTTGAGCGTCTTCTCGATCTCTTGAATGGCCGGATCACATGCTGAGCTCGGCATGTTCTTGGTCAATTTACAGATGGCCGCCGTTATCGTGTTAGCCGCCCCATCGGCACCTTTAGCAATGGGGCTGAACTGGTCACCCATGGACGAGGCGATGCTGTCTGCTGAGAGCCCTTGTAGGAGAGCCGGGCTATACGTTGCGCCGGAGATAACATAGCTCCCCCCGAAGTCGATGAATGGGATAGCACCCGATTGGCTGGAGGAAACATACGGAGGTGAATCATAGGTGTTAACAAGCGCAGACTGTGCCGATGTCGGTGTCTGCAAGGTAGTAAAACCAACGCCGGTCGGTATATTTGTCTCAATCTCGACTGGAACGAATGAGATATATGGGCTGGTGTAGGTCGAGCCATAGAATGAAAGCGTCTGAGTGTTCGGATAGACGTCCGTCGTTGAGGAGTGGGTGACACCGAGTTTGCTGAACGTCCCGAAGCGTGACAGGGCAGCAACCATCGCCCACCGTTCTGTTGCGCAGTAAGGGCAGTACTCAGCTCCTTCGTAGAAGACCTCCGGTTTGCCATTTGAGATAAGAGCGGGAGCGGAGATATGTTTTGGGCGGCCATCGGCTGTGCCCTGACCTATACCATCGAAAACCGAGGCAGGTATACTGGTTACTTTCTGAATCAGTGAGGCAGGAGCCGAAGAGCTACCGGACCCCGACGAGTTATTGGAGTTGCCATTGGTAGTACTGCCATGTAAAACCAAAAAGAGAAAGACACCGACTACAAGCAGGACGCCGATTATTAGGAACTTTCTTTCACCTATTGCTGATTTTGCCATGTCTACGCAGCCTCTGTTAGTTGCTAGTAGTATACCAGGCGTGACTGATGTTTTGCTTTCTTTTCTGGACAAGTTGTCATAATTCTTCTACGGTAAATCTAATGAGGGAATGTTTTTAGAACGTGCGCACAGACGAGACATTCTACCCCGGCTTCCGAGGTTTTCGAGATGAGCAGCTACTTATCCCATCTGATGAGCTGACAGATGATGACAGGCAGCAAGGCCGACAAGAGGACGAAGAGTTTCGCCATTACCAGATCTACCCATACATTTACCCGGGCGATAAAGATCCTCGGACCCACAGACCAGAAGATACAGTCTGGGATGAATACGTCGACTTCGTAGCTCAGGCGCGAGTACTAGGCAAATTTACCTCCAGGTTGGTGGTCGTGCCTGGGAGGCGTGGGACTAAAGAAGACCCTGAGTATGAGGATATTCTTCGTAGGGTATATCAAAAGGCTCATGAAGCAGGTGAAAAGGTCCGCATCGCGTGGTTTGAAAACGTTGTCGCTCATCTCGAAGAGCACACCAGTCAGTCAGTAAGTACTGCCAGACGAGTTCTCTCGCCACTCTTCCTATCATAT is a window of Candidatus Saccharimonadales bacterium DNA encoding:
- a CDS encoding DUF929 family protein; translated protein: MAKSAIGERKFLIIGVLLVVGVFLFLVLHGSTTNGNSNNSSGSGSSSAPASLIQKVTSIPASVFDGIGQGTADGRPKHISAPALISNGKPEVFYEGAEYCPYCATERWAMVAALSRFGTFSKLGVTHSSTTDVYPNTQTLSFYGSTYTSPYISFVPVEIETNIPTGVGFTTLQTPTSAQSALVNTYDSPPYVSSSQSGAIPFIDFGGSYVISGATYSPALLQGLSADSIASSMGDQFSPIAKGADGAANTITAAICKLTKNMPSSACDPAIQEIEKTLN